Proteins co-encoded in one Opitutus terrae PB90-1 genomic window:
- a CDS encoding ABC transporter ATP-binding protein, with the protein MSDDHRSDVAGVGDPGRPGSASSAATPVLSARGLTKSYLSGTRRIEVLRGVDLDVFAGESVAIRGESGSGKSTLLNLLSGLDAPDAGTLVWPGGRIDADRRARFLGIVFQSFYLIPELNALENVLMAARILKAPGRAERERARALLARVGLASREDHLPAQLSGGERQRVALARALMNSPQLLLADEPTGNLDEHTGDAVIELLLGLCAETKTALVLVTHNALHAAKAQRTLFLHDGRFTTGPS; encoded by the coding sequence GTGAGTGATGACCATCGAAGCGATGTAGCCGGGGTCGGCGACCCCGGCCGGCCGGGCTCAGCGAGCTCGGCTGCAACTCCGGTCCTCTCCGCGCGCGGGCTCACCAAGAGCTATCTCAGCGGCACGCGGCGGATCGAGGTGTTGCGCGGCGTCGACCTCGACGTGTTCGCCGGGGAAAGCGTCGCCATCCGCGGCGAGTCCGGTTCCGGCAAGTCCACGCTGCTCAACCTGCTCTCCGGGCTGGACGCACCTGATGCCGGTACGCTGGTGTGGCCGGGCGGGCGGATCGACGCCGACCGACGGGCGCGATTCCTCGGGATCGTGTTTCAGTCGTTCTACCTCATTCCGGAGCTGAACGCGCTGGAGAATGTGCTCATGGCGGCGCGGATCCTGAAAGCGCCGGGCCGCGCGGAACGCGAGCGGGCCCGTGCGCTGCTCGCTCGCGTCGGGCTCGCGTCACGCGAGGACCATCTGCCGGCGCAGCTGTCGGGCGGGGAACGCCAGCGCGTCGCGCTCGCCCGGGCGCTGATGAACTCGCCGCAACTGCTGCTCGCGGACGAACCGACCGGCAATCTCGACGAACACACCGGCGACGCGGTGATCGAATTGCTGCTGGGCCTTTGTGCCGAAACAAAAACCGCCCTGGTGCTGGTGACGCACAACGCGCTGCACGCGGCCAAGGCGCAGCGGACGCTGTTCCTGCACGACGGCCGGTTTACGACCGGCCCAAGTTAG
- a CDS encoding cytochrome C assembly family protein, translated as MFAGLADRTWFWFAAGFYLLGLLLGTLLLLRGGRGSNATINVIIALGYIGQVIGLYTRGRATGGCPLGNTFEIFQFTAWSAITLYLIVGVRFRSSLLGYFSTCLASVLTLTSLAIPAWDATRRSKIFGGNPWVELHASLALFSYGVFALLALTAFMLLLRYLSLQRKRLGGWFSFLPPIVELDHISLRLLITGVAFMTIAVFGGTSYWLREHDPVHASKIVATVAVWLAYSITLVLRWRGHLLAKRFAWTCILLFFGALLSIGQVDASRRPPAPPAQISVPPR; from the coding sequence ATGTTTGCCGGTCTGGCTGATCGCACCTGGTTCTGGTTCGCCGCGGGGTTCTACCTCCTCGGGCTCCTGCTGGGCACCCTGCTGCTGCTGCGCGGCGGTCGTGGGTCCAATGCCACGATCAACGTGATCATCGCCCTCGGCTACATCGGGCAGGTCATCGGGCTCTACACGCGGGGGCGGGCGACCGGCGGTTGTCCGCTCGGCAACACGTTCGAGATTTTCCAATTCACCGCCTGGTCGGCCATCACGCTCTATCTCATCGTCGGTGTGCGGTTTCGCTCGAGCCTCCTCGGATATTTCAGCACCTGCCTCGCTTCGGTGCTCACGCTGACCTCGCTCGCGATTCCCGCGTGGGACGCGACGCGCCGGTCGAAGATCTTCGGCGGCAATCCGTGGGTCGAGCTTCACGCCTCGCTCGCGCTCTTCAGCTATGGCGTCTTCGCGCTTCTCGCGCTGACCGCATTCATGCTGCTGCTGCGCTATCTTTCGCTGCAGCGGAAACGCCTGGGCGGCTGGTTCTCGTTTCTGCCGCCGATCGTCGAGCTCGACCACATCAGCCTGCGGCTGCTGATCACCGGCGTCGCATTCATGACGATCGCGGTGTTCGGCGGCACGTCTTACTGGTTGCGCGAGCACGATCCCGTGCACGCCTCGAAGATCGTCGCCACCGTGGCCGTGTGGCTGGCCTACAGCATCACGCTCGTGCTGCGCTGGCGCGGTCACTTGCTGGCCAAACGGTTTGCCTGGACGTGCATCCTGCTCTTCTTCGGCGCGCTGCTCTCGATCGGCCAGGTCGACGCCAGCCGCCGCCCCCCGGCTCCGCCGGCCCAGATTTCTGTTCCGCCGCGATGA
- a CDS encoding RsmB/NOP family class I SAM-dependent RNA methyltransferase has protein sequence MATPDQATLNHAAQILASISTDHRADLALRFYFERHRYLRPAAKRHISHAVFVYFRWLSWLDPKASPQKRIEQAAKLHERFTADPASIKVEALAARAVPHWLASEVELPADTLRQLQRDPALWIRVRRGHAAEVTKTLVHCSPAVLPAWLTGLEPQLSAFTFTGTQDLFRTEPFDAGEFEIQDLASQIVGHACAPQPRETWWDACAGEGGKMLHLADLMANKGLIWATDRNARRLETLKHRAARAQVFNYRTALWDGSARLPTKTKFDGILVDAPCSGVGTWQRNPQARWTATLDDVNQLATTQLTLLNLVAGSLKPRGRLIYSVCTLTRSETTAVADAFSAAHPELEPLPLFNAAGVADPGPRAPSPATTSSVPGSTLNPQLSTSASSLSASSSQLSSLNSQLFLWPHELNANGMFIAAWQARA, from the coding sequence ATGGCCACGCCCGATCAAGCCACTCTCAATCACGCCGCGCAGATCCTCGCCTCGATCTCGACTGATCATCGCGCGGACCTGGCATTGCGATTCTATTTCGAGCGGCATCGCTACCTGCGTCCCGCGGCGAAGCGCCACATCAGCCACGCGGTGTTCGTCTACTTCCGCTGGCTTTCCTGGCTCGACCCGAAGGCGTCGCCGCAGAAACGTATCGAACAGGCCGCCAAGCTGCACGAACGGTTCACCGCCGATCCGGCCTCGATCAAGGTGGAAGCACTCGCCGCGCGCGCGGTGCCCCACTGGCTCGCGAGCGAGGTCGAACTGCCCGCGGACACGCTGCGCCAACTGCAGCGCGATCCCGCACTCTGGATCCGCGTCCGGCGCGGCCACGCCGCCGAGGTCACGAAGACCCTCGTCCACTGCAGTCCCGCGGTGTTGCCGGCCTGGCTCACCGGGCTGGAGCCGCAGCTTTCTGCGTTTACCTTCACCGGGACGCAGGACCTGTTCCGCACCGAACCTTTCGACGCCGGCGAATTCGAGATCCAGGATCTCGCCTCGCAGATCGTCGGCCATGCCTGCGCGCCGCAGCCGCGCGAGACTTGGTGGGACGCCTGCGCCGGCGAAGGCGGCAAGATGCTGCACCTCGCCGATCTGATGGCGAACAAGGGCCTGATCTGGGCCACCGACCGCAACGCGCGCCGACTCGAGACGCTGAAGCACCGCGCGGCGCGCGCGCAGGTTTTCAATTATCGCACGGCACTCTGGGACGGCTCCGCCCGACTGCCGACCAAAACCAAATTCGACGGCATCCTCGTCGATGCGCCGTGCAGCGGCGTCGGCACCTGGCAACGTAATCCGCAGGCGCGGTGGACGGCGACGCTGGATGACGTGAACCAACTCGCCACCACGCAACTCACGTTGCTCAACCTCGTCGCCGGTTCGCTCAAACCGCGCGGCCGATTGATCTACAGCGTCTGCACGCTGACGCGCAGCGAAACCACGGCCGTCGCCGACGCGTTCTCCGCCGCGCACCCGGAGCTCGAGCCGCTGCCGCTGTTCAATGCCGCCGGGGTCGCCGACCCTGGCCCGCGCGCACCGAGCCCGGCCACAACCAGCTCCGTGCCCGGCTCAACTCTCAACCCTCAACTCTCAACGTCCGCCTCTTCACTCTCCGCTTCCTCCTCTCAACTCTCATCCCTCAACTCTCAACTCTTCCTCTGGCCCCACGAGCTCAACGCCAACGGCATGTTCATCGCCGCGTGGCAGGCTCGAGCCTAA
- a CDS encoding ABC transporter permease: MPWYFYLALKQLFPTGRRFPFFTFISIVGVALGVALLVVSTSVMGGFGHEIRRMVVETQGEVQVRANGFIDDPAGLQQRIAKVPGVVATTAFAEGVVMLESERRPAFPGIQGIDLNTVTKVVPLDRYVRVGSLEDLDDDSIILSATLAHNIGARLGGKVEVYSPLLLERLKNDEVLLPRELTVVGIFEVGHQQLDSSTVIVTLRLMQDLYGLQHGVHGINVKIADGLDADEMARRINAALPPESGAVARSWIDTNQDFLFVLSLEKNMIFFLLTFIIIVAAFSVTSSLLISVVRKTREIGLLGALGGKPRQVAACFCMQGLLIGCGGTLLGLALGLTTLFFRNDIIRGFTELTGSQEVLVRFYQFSQLPAYTSRSDLTLIVVCAIVISTLAGLLPAWRAARLKPVEALRSE; encoded by the coding sequence ATGCCCTGGTATTTCTACCTTGCCCTGAAGCAGCTCTTCCCGACCGGGCGGCGGTTTCCGTTTTTCACGTTCATTTCGATCGTAGGCGTGGCACTCGGCGTCGCGCTGCTCGTCGTATCGACGAGCGTGATGGGCGGATTCGGACACGAGATCCGGCGGATGGTCGTCGAGACGCAAGGCGAGGTGCAGGTGCGGGCGAACGGGTTCATCGATGATCCCGCGGGATTGCAGCAACGGATCGCCAAGGTGCCGGGCGTCGTCGCCACGACGGCGTTTGCCGAAGGCGTGGTGATGCTCGAATCCGAGCGCCGACCGGCGTTCCCGGGCATCCAGGGCATCGATCTCAACACCGTCACCAAGGTTGTGCCGCTCGACCGCTACGTGCGCGTGGGCTCACTCGAGGATCTCGATGACGACTCGATCATTCTGAGCGCCACGCTGGCGCATAACATCGGCGCGCGACTCGGGGGCAAGGTGGAGGTTTACTCGCCGCTGCTGTTGGAGCGGCTGAAGAACGACGAGGTGCTGCTGCCGCGCGAGTTGACGGTGGTCGGCATCTTCGAGGTGGGACACCAGCAGCTCGACAGCTCGACGGTGATCGTGACGTTGCGGTTGATGCAGGATCTCTACGGGCTGCAGCACGGTGTGCACGGCATCAACGTGAAGATCGCCGACGGGCTCGACGCCGATGAGATGGCGCGCCGGATCAACGCCGCGTTGCCGCCGGAGTCCGGTGCCGTGGCCCGGTCGTGGATCGATACGAACCAGGATTTCCTCTTCGTGCTCTCGCTGGAGAAGAACATGATCTTCTTCCTGCTCACGTTCATCATCATCGTGGCGGCATTTTCGGTGACGAGTTCGCTGCTGATCTCGGTCGTGCGCAAGACGCGCGAGATCGGGCTGCTCGGGGCGCTGGGCGGCAAACCGCGGCAGGTGGCGGCGTGCTTCTGTATGCAGGGATTGCTTATCGGCTGCGGTGGCACGCTCCTCGGACTGGCGCTCGGGCTGACCACGCTGTTTTTCCGCAACGACATCATTCGCGGATTCACCGAGCTGACCGGCAGTCAGGAGGTGCTGGTGCGATTTTATCAATTCAGCCAGCTGCCGGCGTACACCTCACGCTCGGACCTCACGTTGATCGTGGTGTGTGCGATTGTGATCTCGACGCTGGCGGGCTTGCTGCCGGCGTGGCGCGCGGCGCGACTCAAACCCGTGGAGGCGCTGCGCAGTGAGTGA
- the hemA gene encoding glutamyl-tRNA reductase, translating to MSADGFFVIGATHHTAPLAVRERLSLNADAAAAFATEVRRWPELREFTLLNTCNRIEFYGVASDAAIAERVQATFCTRQNFDPVEFAQFRLQLTGLPAVQHLLEVAAGIDSQMLGENEIFGQVKEAYATAQTSGHTGPVLNRVFQKTFQAAKHVRTHTAITGGQVSIANVAVDLAGSIFGKLDQTRILLLGAGEIGEKTAKAFRSRGAGSLTVASRSLDRAMALASALEASAMPFDQREARLAEFDVVVCATSAPTTVISPAAAEAALAKRPARPLFFIDLALPRDVDTHVTELENVFLYNLDDLAKIADENRAAREAEIAKCRAILNEKAAALWQHIAPKIG from the coding sequence ATGAGTGCCGACGGTTTTTTTGTGATCGGAGCGACGCACCACACCGCCCCGCTGGCGGTGCGTGAACGGCTCTCCCTCAACGCCGATGCCGCCGCCGCGTTCGCCACCGAGGTGCGCCGCTGGCCCGAGCTGCGGGAGTTCACGCTGCTCAACACCTGCAACCGGATCGAATTTTACGGCGTGGCGTCGGACGCGGCGATCGCCGAGCGCGTGCAAGCGACTTTCTGCACGCGGCAGAATTTCGATCCGGTCGAGTTCGCGCAATTCCGGCTGCAGCTCACAGGTCTGCCCGCCGTGCAGCACTTGCTCGAGGTCGCAGCGGGCATCGACTCGCAGATGCTGGGGGAAAACGAAATCTTCGGTCAGGTGAAGGAGGCCTATGCCACCGCGCAAACGAGCGGCCACACCGGCCCCGTGTTGAACCGCGTTTTCCAGAAAACGTTTCAGGCGGCCAAGCACGTGCGCACGCACACGGCGATCACGGGCGGCCAGGTCAGCATCGCCAACGTCGCCGTCGACCTCGCGGGCTCCATCTTCGGCAAACTCGACCAAACGCGGATCCTGCTCCTGGGCGCCGGGGAAATCGGCGAGAAGACCGCGAAGGCGTTCCGCAGCCGCGGCGCCGGCAGCTTGACGGTCGCCAGCCGCAGTCTCGACCGCGCAATGGCACTCGCCAGCGCACTCGAGGCAAGCGCGATGCCCTTCGACCAGCGCGAAGCGCGGCTCGCCGAATTCGATGTCGTCGTCTGCGCCACCTCGGCGCCGACGACGGTGATCTCGCCCGCCGCGGCGGAGGCCGCGCTCGCGAAGCGACCCGCGCGGCCGCTCTTCTTCATCGATCTCGCGCTGCCGCGTGACGTCGACACCCACGTGACCGAACTGGAAAACGTGTTTCTCTACAACCTCGACGATCTCGCGAAGATTGCCGACGAGAACCGCGCCGCGCGCGAAGCGGAGATCGCCAAGTGTCGCGCGATCCTGAACGAAAAAGCCGCCGCGCTCTGGCAGCACATCGCACCGAAAATCGGCTGA
- a CDS encoding class I SAM-dependent methyltransferase gives MKNHKISATTVRDDFNDLVAVMHYTRAAHDLGLWNSERTLIERHFPDRTAPLLEAGCGAGRVTLGLWNLGYRNLTAFDFAQELLDQARSLAAARGADHGPDAIRFLHADATRLSQCNLSDCIAPKERTGRCGPADERTIASEFAALSSQRSAPFAGALFMFNGLMQIPGRENRRAALRELHSVCVPGAPLLFTTHDRNHSSTERALWRLERVRWERGEQDPRLVEFGDRYFEETGVGRTFMHLPDRAEIVADLAATGWTHIFDAMRRKVAPETKPVRDFSDECRFWVATREA, from the coding sequence TTGAAAAACCACAAAATCTCCGCCACGACCGTTCGCGACGACTTCAACGACCTCGTCGCGGTGATGCACTACACGCGGGCGGCGCACGATTTGGGTCTCTGGAACTCCGAGCGCACCCTGATCGAACGGCACTTTCCCGATCGCACAGCCCCACTGCTCGAAGCCGGTTGCGGCGCCGGCCGGGTTACCCTTGGCCTGTGGAATCTCGGTTACCGAAACCTGACCGCGTTCGATTTCGCTCAGGAGCTGCTCGATCAGGCCCGCAGCCTCGCCGCCGCGCGTGGCGCCGACCACGGCCCCGATGCCATCCGCTTCCTCCACGCCGACGCCACCCGCCTCTCACAATGCAACCTATCAGATTGCATTGCGCCGAAGGAGCGGACCGGGAGGTGCGGGCCGGCCGACGAGCGGACCATCGCGTCCGAGTTCGCGGCTCTCAGCTCTCAGCGCTCAGCTCCCTTCGCCGGCGCGCTGTTCATGTTCAACGGGCTGATGCAGATTCCCGGTCGCGAGAACCGCCGCGCCGCGCTGCGCGAGCTGCACTCCGTCTGCGTGCCCGGCGCGCCGCTGTTGTTCACCACGCACGATCGCAACCACTCCTCCACCGAGCGCGCGCTCTGGCGGCTCGAACGCGTCCGCTGGGAACGCGGCGAACAGGATCCCCGGCTGGTCGAGTTCGGCGATCGCTACTTCGAGGAAACCGGCGTGGGCCGGACGTTCATGCATTTGCCGGACCGTGCGGAGATTGTTGCCGACCTCGCCGCCACCGGCTGGACGCATATTTTTGATGCGATGCGGCGCAAGGTGGCGCCTGAAACGAAGCCGGTTCGCGATTTTTCCGACGAGTGCCGGTTCTGGGTCGCGACGCGGGAGGCCTGA
- a CDS encoding Gfo/Idh/MocA family protein: MALLGTLKSKLGKGPRDRVRCGVAGVGSLGQHHARIYSTLPNVEFAGIFETSDARAAEICAKLNCRRFASLEELGAACDAVSVVVPTDKHEAVALPLLAQGCHLLIEKPICASLAEAERVLAAAQTQGVIVQVGHVEHFNPVMSFLEKEVSRPGYITTERLAPYQTRGTEVGVVLDLMIHDIGIVLALVKSPIKRIDSVGISVLSKTEDIANARIEFESGCVANLSASRLSLKKNREIRVFQDNAYLSLDFMNQKGHLVKKSDLVAYGLKLKVGLAKPGDVSSVPVQEIPIEKGEPLAIELASFVNSVAQAQQPKVGAALGKSALDVAITITDQIKQAGKR; encoded by the coding sequence ATGGCTTTACTCGGAACGCTGAAGTCGAAACTCGGAAAAGGCCCGCGGGACCGCGTGCGCTGCGGCGTCGCCGGCGTGGGCTCGCTCGGCCAGCATCACGCGCGGATCTACTCCACGCTGCCGAACGTGGAGTTCGCGGGGATTTTCGAGACGAGCGACGCGCGGGCGGCGGAGATTTGCGCGAAGCTCAATTGCCGGCGGTTCGCATCGCTCGAGGAACTCGGCGCCGCGTGCGACGCGGTTTCGGTGGTCGTGCCAACGGACAAGCACGAGGCCGTGGCGCTGCCGCTGCTCGCGCAGGGCTGTCATTTGCTGATCGAGAAACCGATCTGCGCCTCGCTCGCCGAAGCCGAACGCGTGCTCGCGGCGGCGCAGACGCAAGGCGTGATCGTGCAGGTCGGCCACGTGGAGCACTTCAATCCCGTGATGAGTTTTCTGGAAAAGGAAGTGAGCCGACCGGGCTACATCACGACGGAGCGACTGGCCCCTTATCAGACGCGTGGTACCGAGGTCGGCGTGGTGCTCGACCTGATGATCCATGACATCGGCATCGTGCTCGCGTTGGTGAAGTCGCCGATCAAGCGGATCGACAGCGTGGGCATTAGCGTGCTGTCGAAAACCGAGGACATCGCGAACGCCCGGATCGAGTTTGAGAGCGGCTGTGTGGCGAACCTCAGCGCGAGCCGGCTGAGCTTGAAGAAGAATCGCGAGATCCGGGTGTTTCAGGACAACGCCTATCTCTCGCTCGATTTCATGAACCAGAAGGGCCACCTCGTGAAGAAGAGCGACCTGGTGGCCTATGGCTTGAAGTTGAAGGTCGGGCTGGCCAAGCCCGGTGACGTCAGCTCGGTGCCGGTGCAGGAGATCCCGATCGAGAAGGGCGAACCGCTCGCGATCGAACTGGCGAGCTTCGTGAACAGCGTGGCGCAGGCGCAGCAGCCGAAAGTCGGGGCGGCGCTTGGGAAGAGCGCGCTGGACGTGGCGATCACGATCACGGATCAGATCAAGCAGGCGGGCAAGCGATGA
- the lpxB gene encoding lipid-A-disaccharide synthase, translating into MSSSPTVHLPSSTSGRVDVLIIAGEHSGDEHAARMVRELRAKQPGIAIAALGGPELAAAGAQLLFDLTASSVVGLVEVLKHYGFFKALFADTLRWIAEHQPRAVCFIDYPGFNLRIAAALHERGLSVKGGGRIKCLFYISPQIWAWKAGRRFTMARDLDAMATIFPFEPQCYADTTLPVEFVGHPFVAPDYVSPVRHDPAGPVLLLPGSRKQAVGRIFPALLAGFREFGERDAVVLYPSDEIRTVLEAENPPANVRLVEIDAHGGTAGGVALPVAATLTSSGTMSMHCALAAIPGAIAYRANPLTYVLGKMLVRVPYLGIANLLLNEPMYPEYLQGAATPQALAAELRASVHDPERQAKTAEQSARLRALLSQPTGGSAADWVVRQMTG; encoded by the coding sequence ATGAGTTCCTCGCCGACAGTTCACCTCCCCTCGTCGACCTCTGGCCGCGTCGACGTGCTGATCATCGCGGGCGAACACTCCGGCGACGAACACGCGGCCCGGATGGTGCGCGAATTGCGCGCGAAGCAGCCGGGCATCGCCATCGCGGCGCTCGGTGGTCCCGAACTCGCGGCGGCGGGCGCGCAGCTGCTGTTCGATCTCACGGCCTCGTCGGTTGTCGGGCTGGTCGAGGTGCTGAAGCACTACGGATTTTTCAAGGCGCTGTTCGCTGACACGCTGCGCTGGATCGCCGAGCATCAGCCGCGGGCGGTGTGCTTCATCGATTATCCGGGTTTCAATCTCCGGATCGCCGCCGCACTGCACGAACGCGGGCTGAGCGTAAAGGGCGGCGGCAGGATCAAGTGCCTGTTCTACATCTCGCCGCAGATCTGGGCGTGGAAGGCTGGCCGCCGGTTTACGATGGCGCGCGACCTCGACGCGATGGCGACGATTTTTCCGTTCGAGCCGCAGTGCTACGCGGACACGACGTTGCCGGTGGAGTTTGTCGGTCATCCGTTCGTTGCGCCCGACTATGTTTCTCCGGTGCGGCACGACCCGGCCGGGCCGGTGTTGCTGCTGCCTGGTAGCCGGAAGCAGGCGGTGGGACGGATCTTCCCGGCGTTGCTGGCGGGCTTCCGCGAGTTTGGCGAACGCGACGCGGTGGTGCTGTATCCGAGTGACGAGATCCGCACCGTGCTGGAAGCGGAGAATCCGCCGGCGAACGTGCGGTTGGTTGAGATCGACGCGCACGGCGGTACGGCCGGTGGCGTTGCGTTGCCGGTCGCAGCGACACTCACCTCGAGCGGAACGATGTCGATGCACTGCGCGCTGGCGGCGATTCCGGGTGCGATCGCTTATCGGGCGAATCCGCTCACGTATGTGCTCGGAAAGATGCTGGTGCGGGTGCCGTATCTGGGGATCGCGAACCTGCTGCTCAACGAGCCGATGTATCCGGAATACCTGCAAGGTGCGGCGACGCCGCAGGCGCTGGCCGCGGAGTTGCGGGCGAGCGTTCACGATCCGGAACGGCAGGCGAAAACGGCGGAGCAGTCGGCACGACTGCGTGCACTGCTCAGTCAGCCGACGGGCGGATCCGCCGCGGATTGGGTGGTGCGACAGATGACGGGTTGA